Proteins from a single region of Starkeya sp. ORNL1:
- a CDS encoding LysR family transcriptional regulator, with product MNISLRALRYVVATAESGNLTEAARRLNVSQPSISAAIAQFEAGCGVQIFVRHHAKGVTTTIAGTRIINEARLLLNHARDFGQNARAMADEVRGEIAVGCFWTIATHFMPSLLSGFAESHPGITVSLDEGDQQLILDALISGRTEIALSYEFARPEEIVAEPLAELAPYAVLHAEHPLARRDSVSLADLRDEPFILLDLPHSRDYFMSLFRSVGIEPHIAFRSRAYELTRGLVGHGRGYTIQNVLPRTQTTHDGGRVASVPITDKLEPVRVVSLQLRRQAPRPAVEVFARHLKSSFSAGGVFAPGTLSPRRTVR from the coding sequence ATGAACATCTCGCTCCGCGCCCTCCGCTACGTCGTCGCGACCGCCGAGTCCGGCAATCTGACCGAGGCGGCGCGGCGGCTGAACGTCTCGCAGCCGTCAATTTCTGCGGCCATCGCGCAGTTCGAGGCGGGATGCGGCGTGCAGATCTTCGTGCGCCACCACGCCAAGGGCGTCACTACCACCATCGCCGGCACCCGCATCATCAACGAGGCGCGCCTGCTGCTGAATCATGCGCGCGATTTCGGACAGAATGCGCGGGCCATGGCCGACGAGGTGCGCGGCGAGATCGCGGTCGGCTGCTTCTGGACCATCGCCACGCACTTCATGCCGAGCCTGCTGTCCGGCTTTGCCGAGAGCCATCCCGGTATCACCGTCAGCCTCGACGAGGGCGACCAGCAACTGATCCTCGACGCACTGATTTCCGGCCGCACCGAGATCGCGCTGTCCTATGAGTTCGCCCGACCGGAGGAGATCGTTGCGGAGCCGCTGGCTGAATTGGCGCCCTATGCGGTGCTGCATGCCGAGCATCCGCTGGCCAGGCGCGACAGCGTCAGCCTGGCGGACCTGCGCGACGAGCCGTTCATCCTGCTCGACCTGCCGCATTCGCGCGACTACTTCATGAGCCTGTTCCGCTCGGTCGGCATCGAGCCGCACATCGCGTTCCGCTCGCGCGCCTATGAGCTGACCCGCGGCCTGGTGGGCCATGGCCGGGGCTACACCATCCAGAACGTGCTGCCGCGCACCCAGACCACGCATGATGGCGGGCGCGTCGCCTCGGTGCCGATCACCGACAAGTTGGAGCCGGTGCGGGTGGTGAGCTTGCAACTGCGCCGCCAGGCGCCGCGTCCGGCAGTGGAGGTGTTCGCCCGCCACCTCAAATCGTCATTCTCGGCGGGCGGCGTGTTCGCGCCCGGCACCCTGTCGCCGCGCCGCACGGTGCGCTGA
- a CDS encoding metal-sensing transcriptional repressor, with protein sequence MSEANQHEHHADIAKRLKRAEGHLRSVVQMIETGRPCLDIAQQLHAVEKAIGQAKKTLIQDHLDHCLEETVGSLGRDQRRAIDEFKEITKYL encoded by the coding sequence ATGTCTGAAGCCAATCAACACGAGCACCATGCCGACATTGCCAAGCGCCTGAAGCGCGCGGAGGGACACCTGCGCAGCGTCGTGCAGATGATCGAGACCGGGCGACCGTGCCTCGACATCGCGCAGCAGCTTCACGCGGTCGAAAAGGCGATCGGCCAGGCGAAGAAAACGCTGATCCAGGACCATCTGGATCATTGCCTTGAAGAGACGGTGGGTTCCCTCGGCCGCGACCAGCGCCGCGCCATCGACGAGTTCAAGGAGATCACCAAATATCTGTGA
- a CDS encoding nickel/cobalt efflux transporter: MPSFAELIQQSSAHAWLFIPSAVLLGALHGLEPGHSKTMMAAFIVAVRGTVAQAVMLGLAATVSHTAVVWAIALGGMYLWQGLDAEHAEPYLQIASAIIIIAIALWMLWRTWQEQQEARAAAGHSHGTHDHDRPHDHDHPHDHDHPHASADVRRIDTGHGLHLLELREDASGAHWRFRPERGKPWGAAEVRLETERPDGRRQAFTFTEQDGYIESREAVPGPHDFMVRLSLGHGNHSHDFDVSFVATAKGHDHLHEELRGLDVATDGYQDAHELAHANDIRRRFADRNVTTGQILLFGLTGGLIPCPAAVTVLLLCLQLKEITLGAALVLCFSIGLAVTLVTVGAAAALSVQHATKRWSWFSTAARRAPYFSSVLIILVGVYVGIQGWTHLAA; this comes from the coding sequence ATGCCGTCGTTCGCCGAACTGATCCAGCAAAGCTCCGCCCATGCCTGGCTTTTCATTCCGAGCGCCGTGCTGCTCGGCGCCCTGCACGGACTGGAGCCGGGACATTCGAAGACAATGATGGCGGCCTTCATCGTCGCGGTGCGCGGGACGGTGGCGCAGGCGGTGATGCTGGGTCTGGCGGCGACGGTCTCGCACACGGCGGTGGTCTGGGCCATCGCGCTGGGCGGCATGTATCTGTGGCAAGGCCTCGATGCCGAACATGCCGAGCCCTATCTGCAGATCGCCTCGGCGATCATCATCATCGCCATCGCGCTGTGGATGCTGTGGCGCACCTGGCAGGAACAGCAGGAAGCCCGCGCTGCCGCCGGCCACAGCCATGGCACTCATGACCACGATCGTCCCCACGATCATGATCATCCGCACGACCACGATCATCCGCACGCGAGCGCCGACGTGCGCCGGATCGACACCGGCCACGGGCTGCACCTGCTCGAACTGCGCGAGGATGCGAGCGGCGCGCACTGGCGCTTCCGGCCCGAGCGCGGCAAGCCGTGGGGCGCGGCCGAGGTCCGGCTGGAGACCGAACGTCCGGACGGGCGCCGGCAGGCCTTCACCTTCACGGAGCAGGACGGCTACATCGAATCCCGCGAGGCGGTGCCGGGCCCGCACGATTTCATGGTTCGGCTGAGCCTTGGCCACGGCAATCATTCGCATGATTTCGACGTGTCGTTCGTCGCCACAGCCAAAGGGCACGATCACCTGCATGAGGAGCTTCGCGGCCTCGACGTCGCCACCGACGGCTACCAGGACGCCCACGAACTGGCGCACGCCAACGACATCCGCCGCCGTTTCGCCGATCGCAACGTCACCACCGGGCAGATCCTCCTGTTCGGCCTGACCGGTGGGCTGATCCCGTGCCCGGCGGCGGTCACCGTGCTGCTGCTCTGCCTGCAACTGAAGGAGATCACGCTCGGCGCCGCCCTGGTGCTGTGCTTCAGCATCGGCCTCGCCGTCACGCTGGTGACGGTGGGCGCGGCGGCCGCGCTCAGCGTGCAGCATGCGACGAAGCGCTGGTCGTGGTTCTCGACGGCCGCCCGCCGCGCGCCCTATTTTTCGAGCGTGCTGATCATCCTTGTCGGAGTCTATGTCGGCATCCAGGGCTGGACGCATCTCGCTGCGTGA
- a CDS encoding aspartate/glutamate racemase family protein, with translation MTDHPPFHADGSGTHARIGLIYIASSIVMDAEMAAMASEGVAVHTTRIKLPKVTIEGIEAMMNAPQLEEAARLVGSAPIDILCFGGTSASFLHGTAYDHALMAKLKSWVPHCPSTTASTATLAALREVGAGKVALATPYVTPVHERAVRFLAENGHEVVRHANLGIDTDHALAEVPLEQVYDLVRSIDHPDASAIFISCTNFRSVGAIEALEQALGKPVVSAVQASFWHCLEVLDVNGAKPGYGRLFDRRIAAGGAA, from the coding sequence ATGACAGATCACCCGCCCTTCCACGCCGACGGCAGCGGCACCCACGCCAGGATCGGCCTGATCTACATCGCCTCCAGCATCGTGATGGATGCCGAGATGGCCGCCATGGCGAGCGAGGGCGTCGCGGTCCATACCACGCGCATCAAGCTGCCCAAGGTCACGATCGAGGGCATCGAGGCGATGATGAACGCGCCGCAGCTCGAGGAGGCGGCCCGGCTGGTCGGTTCGGCACCGATCGACATATTGTGCTTCGGCGGCACCAGCGCCTCGTTCCTGCATGGCACCGCCTACGACCATGCGCTGATGGCCAAGCTGAAATCCTGGGTGCCGCACTGCCCCTCGACCACGGCGTCCACCGCGACGCTCGCGGCCTTGAGGGAGGTCGGCGCCGGCAAGGTGGCGCTCGCCACGCCCTATGTGACGCCGGTCCATGAGCGCGCCGTCCGCTTCCTCGCCGAGAACGGCCACGAGGTGGTGCGGCACGCCAATCTCGGCATCGACACCGATCATGCCCTCGCCGAGGTCCCGCTGGAGCAGGTCTATGATCTCGTCCGCTCGATCGATCATCCCGATGCCAGCGCGATCTTCATCAGCTGCACCAATTTCCGCTCGGTCGGCGCCATCGAGGCACTCGAGCAGGCGCTCGGCAAGCCGGTGGTGTCGGCGGTGCAGGCCTCGTTCTGGCATTGCCTGGAGGTGCTTGACGTCAATGGCGCGAAGCCCGGCTATGGCCGGCTGTTCGACCGCCGCATCGCTGCCGGCGGGGCTGCCTGA
- a CDS encoding HutD family protein produces MSRFEVLRPADYKLTPWKNGAGVTQDVLLLPRGATQEDFDIRLSLAPIVEEGPFSSFPGIDRHITLISDGRLALVFGGEERTLERLKPLYFDSVQAPVSRLGAGPVRVLNVMTRRGRWNAQVMAITGASDPLLSPPESGHVVLYAVTGKWQVSDRAGTVIVEQGETLITREEGTLRATCERDGEAVVAFLSPTSPP; encoded by the coding sequence ATGTCTCGCTTCGAGGTGCTGCGCCCGGCCGATTACAAACTGACGCCCTGGAAGAACGGCGCCGGCGTGACCCAGGATGTGCTTTTGCTTCCGCGAGGGGCGACGCAGGAGGATTTCGATATCCGCCTGAGCCTTGCTCCCATCGTGGAGGAGGGGCCGTTCTCTTCCTTTCCAGGCATCGACCGGCACATCACGCTGATCAGCGACGGCCGGCTCGCGCTCGTGTTCGGTGGAGAGGAGCGCACGCTGGAACGGCTGAAGCCGCTTTATTTCGACAGTGTGCAGGCGCCGGTGTCCCGCCTCGGCGCGGGACCGGTGCGCGTCCTCAATGTGATGACGCGGAGGGGACGCTGGAATGCGCAGGTCATGGCGATCACCGGAGCGAGCGACCCGCTGCTCTCGCCGCCCGAAAGCGGCCATGTCGTGCTCTACGCCGTGACGGGGAAATGGCAGGTCAGCGATCGCGCCGGCACCGTCATCGTCGAGCAGGGCGAGACCCTGATCACCCGTGAGGAGGGCACGCTGCGCGCCACGTGCGAGCGCGACGGCGAGGCTGTCGTGGCGTTCCTGTCCCCGACCTCTCCACCGTGA
- a CDS encoding glyoxylate/hydroxypyruvate reductase A, giving the protein MTRDALVFYSPVDDPRAWKEALTSELPDLDFRVDPDVGDPATIDYALVWVPPTGFFQRFPNLKLVTNLGAGVDRLVRRDDLVPVPISRLSDPGMVALMTSYVVFAVTRYARDIHIFERAQRRGEWHYVHPRPLFEIKVGVLGLGELGAPAAQTLAGMGFDVRGWSRTQKDLPGVACSAGPEALDNLLASCEIVVSLLPLTPESRGMLGARELALMPKGAKFINASRSAVVDEAALVAALRSGAIGEATLDVFDIEPLPADHPYWTLDNVLITPHLASITVPALAARDVAESIKRVRRGEPPLHAVDAHRGY; this is encoded by the coding sequence ATGACCCGCGATGCGCTCGTCTTCTACAGCCCGGTCGATGATCCGCGCGCGTGGAAAGAGGCGCTGACGTCCGAACTGCCCGATCTCGATTTCCGCGTCGACCCCGATGTCGGCGACCCCGCGACCATCGATTACGCTTTGGTCTGGGTGCCGCCGACCGGCTTCTTCCAGCGCTTCCCCAATCTCAAGCTGGTCACCAATCTCGGTGCCGGCGTCGATCGGCTGGTCCGGCGCGACGATCTCGTGCCGGTGCCGATCTCCCGCCTGTCCGATCCCGGCATGGTCGCGCTGATGACCAGCTACGTGGTGTTCGCCGTCACCCGCTATGCCCGCGACATCCACATCTTCGAGCGGGCGCAGCGGCGCGGCGAATGGCACTATGTGCATCCGCGTCCGCTGTTCGAGATCAAGGTCGGGGTGCTCGGGCTCGGCGAACTCGGCGCGCCCGCCGCTCAGACGCTGGCCGGCATGGGTTTCGACGTGCGCGGCTGGTCGCGGACGCAGAAGGATTTGCCGGGCGTCGCCTGTTCAGCCGGCCCCGAGGCGCTCGATAACCTGCTCGCCAGTTGCGAGATCGTGGTCTCGCTGCTGCCGCTGACGCCGGAGTCGCGCGGCATGCTGGGCGCTCGCGAGCTCGCGCTGATGCCCAAGGGCGCCAAATTCATCAATGCCTCGCGCAGCGCGGTGGTGGACGAGGCAGCGCTGGTCGCGGCGCTGCGCTCCGGGGCGATCGGCGAAGCCACGCTCGACGTGTTCGATATCGAGCCGCTGCCCGCCGACCATCCCTACTGGACGCTCGATAACGTGCTGATCACGCCGCACCTCGCCAGCATCACCGTGCCGGCGCTGGCAGCGCGCGATGTCGCCGAAAGCATAAAGCGGGTGCGCCGGGGCGAGCCGCCTCTGCACGCCGTCGACGCGCACCGCGGCTACTAG
- a CDS encoding ABC transporter substrate-binding protein, protein MNRQLLIGLAAMVAAIAATPASAQEKLVVSTWGGNWKEGVEIIGKEFTKRTGVQVEYITGGTLDRLAKAKVARANPESDLINTTAHVGYLYHSDGLMEKLDLSKIPNSNDLYPVAKRSDYTISDYVYVYAPAFRTDLMPKDFKIDSWEVLWGEAVKGKLGLPDFDPSHIIIAATKVAGVAPADWKKVEPKLLALKPSIKAFYQSDATSQNLMRTGETPVQVLLNINAYHLIKQGMPVKIEIPKEGAVVGVDVWGINAGSKNKERAQEFINLALDPEMQRQLCEFHKCSPMNSKAKLSPELAAMPGIFTSQAQMEKEAIILDDKTYATLLPVWKAWFTENMMH, encoded by the coding sequence ATGAACAGGCAGCTATTGATTGGCCTTGCTGCGATGGTGGCCGCCATCGCAGCGACGCCCGCTTCCGCCCAGGAGAAGCTGGTCGTCAGCACCTGGGGCGGCAATTGGAAGGAAGGCGTCGAGATCATCGGCAAGGAATTCACCAAGCGCACCGGCGTCCAGGTGGAATACATCACCGGCGGCACGCTGGATCGCCTCGCCAAGGCGAAGGTCGCGCGGGCGAACCCTGAGTCCGATCTCATCAATACGACCGCGCATGTCGGCTATCTCTACCATTCCGACGGCCTGATGGAGAAACTCGACCTCTCCAAGATCCCGAACTCCAATGATCTCTATCCGGTGGCCAAGCGCAGCGACTACACCATCAGCGACTATGTCTATGTCTATGCGCCGGCTTTCCGCACCGATCTGATGCCCAAGGATTTCAAGATCGATTCCTGGGAAGTGCTGTGGGGCGAGGCGGTGAAGGGCAAGCTCGGCCTGCCCGACTTCGATCCGAGCCACATCATCATCGCCGCCACCAAGGTCGCGGGCGTCGCCCCGGCTGACTGGAAGAAGGTCGAGCCGAAGCTGCTGGCGCTGAAGCCGAGCATCAAGGCGTTCTACCAATCCGATGCCACCAGCCAGAACCTGATGCGCACCGGCGAGACCCCGGTGCAGGTGCTGCTCAACATCAACGCCTATCACCTGATCAAGCAGGGGATGCCGGTGAAGATCGAGATCCCCAAGGAAGGCGCCGTGGTCGGCGTCGACGTCTGGGGCATCAATGCCGGCTCGAAGAACAAGGAACGGGCGCAGGAATTTATCAACCTCGCGCTCGATCCCGAGATGCAGCGCCAGCTGTGCGAGTTCCACAAATGCTCGCCGATGAACTCCAAGGCCAAGCTGTCGCCGGAACTGGCTGCCATGCCCGGCATCTTCACCAGCCAGGCGCAGATGGAGAAGGAAGCCATCATTCTCGACGACAAGACCTATGCGACGCTGCTTCCGGTGTGGAAGGCGTGGTTCACCGAGAACATGATGCACTGA
- a CDS encoding ABC transporter permease encodes MTQRRPFFITFLAPAVVAAVILAAAIFEVLQYSVREFIPGSLNVGGFTFENFVRINRPIYWWVLLDTFYISLLTAVFALLASYPVAYALVRAERDWVRSLLVSLSITPLFTGEIVRTYSWMLVLGSDGFINSLLRKLGLIDLPLQIMYTRVGVVIALVQFSMPVMIILLATAISHVDRDCEKAAANLGASPASVFWRITLPLTVPGILSGFVVVFAWTMSAFSTPQLIGGGKILMISNLAYLQGFSTLNLPFAATLSLIALIAALGSLALMKTLTGRIERRLSIN; translated from the coding sequence ATGACCCAACGCCGACCGTTCTTCATCACCTTCCTGGCGCCAGCCGTGGTTGCCGCTGTCATCCTGGCGGCGGCGATCTTCGAAGTGCTGCAATACAGCGTTCGGGAATTCATTCCCGGCTCGCTGAATGTCGGCGGCTTCACCTTCGAGAATTTCGTGCGGATCAACCGGCCGATCTATTGGTGGGTGCTGCTCGACACCTTCTATATCAGCCTGCTCACCGCAGTGTTCGCGCTGCTCGCGAGCTACCCCGTCGCCTATGCGCTGGTGCGGGCCGAGCGCGACTGGGTCCGTTCGCTGCTGGTCTCGCTCTCGATCACGCCGCTCTTCACCGGAGAGATCGTGCGCACCTATTCCTGGATGCTGGTGCTCGGCTCCGATGGCTTCATCAACAGCCTGCTGCGCAAGCTGGGGCTGATCGATCTGCCGTTGCAGATCATGTACACCCGGGTCGGCGTGGTGATCGCGCTGGTGCAGTTCTCCATGCCGGTGATGATCATCCTGCTCGCCACCGCCATCAGCCATGTCGACCGCGATTGCGAGAAGGCCGCCGCCAATCTCGGCGCCAGCCCCGCTTCGGTGTTCTGGCGCATCACGCTGCCGCTTACGGTGCCCGGCATATTGTCGGGCTTCGTGGTGGTGTTCGCCTGGACCATGAGCGCCTTCTCGACGCCCCAACTGATCGGCGGCGGCAAGATACTGATGATCTCCAACCTCGCGTATCTGCAGGGTTTCTCGACCCTCAATCTGCCCTTCGCGGCAACGCTGAGCCTGATCGCTTTGATCGCCGCCCTCGGCAGCCTCGCCTTGATGAAGACCCTGACGGGCCGCATCGAGCGTCGCCTGTCCATCAATTAG
- a CDS encoding ABC transporter permease, with translation MLRRVSFWSLVAVILTYMTLPTIVVLMTSVNPTEILAFPPLGFSLKWYGKALTYPDFQVAFKNGLIVTGFASTLAVAIGSSFAFLIYHYDFTGRRLLEGVLWSPLIIPHFTLGFGFLLLGGMLDLNQGYVMIVAAHTVLVMPFVTRAVYVSLANVDPNLGRAAANLGASPLHVLTRITLPLIVPGMAGGWLVAAILSLTEFTASLYVTGSRTQTLPVSMYNYIREYADPTVSAVSAMLIIATTLIMLLADRLFGLRRVLAIDTH, from the coding sequence ATGCTGCGCCGTGTATCGTTCTGGAGCCTGGTGGCGGTGATCCTCACCTACATGACGCTGCCGACCATTGTCGTGCTCATGACCTCGGTCAATCCGACCGAGATCCTCGCCTTCCCACCGCTCGGCTTCTCGCTGAAATGGTACGGCAAGGCGCTGACCTATCCGGATTTCCAGGTCGCGTTCAAGAACGGGCTGATCGTCACCGGCTTCGCCTCGACACTCGCCGTGGCGATCGGCTCCAGCTTCGCCTTCCTCATCTATCATTACGACTTCACCGGCCGGCGGCTGCTGGAAGGCGTGCTGTGGTCGCCGCTGATCATCCCGCATTTCACACTCGGCTTCGGCTTCCTGCTGCTGGGGGGCATGCTCGATCTCAACCAGGGTTATGTGATGATCGTGGCGGCGCACACCGTGCTGGTGATGCCGTTCGTCACCCGCGCGGTCTATGTCAGCCTCGCCAATGTCGATCCCAATCTCGGGCGTGCGGCGGCCAACCTCGGGGCTTCGCCGCTCCATGTGCTCACCCGCATCACCCTGCCGCTGATCGTGCCGGGCATGGCGGGCGGCTGGCTGGTGGCGGCGATCCTGTCGCTGACCGAATTCACCGCCTCGCTCTATGTGACCGGCAGCCGGACGCAGACGCTGCCGGTCTCGATGTACAACTACATCCGCGAATATGCCGACCCCACGGTCTCGGCCGTCTCGGCGATGCTGATCATCGCCACCACTTTGATCATGCTGCTCGCGGACCGGCTGTTCGGCCTGCGGCGCGTGCTCGCCATCGACACGCATTGA
- a CDS encoding ABC transporter ATP-binding protein, with product MNGTNARADISGQAKAVEIVGLSKVFGGVTGVANVTLDIRKGEFVTLLGPSGCGKSTLLGMIAGFVAPSEGTIRVDGEDVTGIEPHKRDIGMVFQSYALFPHMNVFDNIAFGLKMRKLPTARVEQEVRRVIAMMKLEGFESRRVRQLSGGQQQRVALARAIVIQPKVLLLDEPLSALDKNLRAQMQVELSELHRATGLTTIFVTHDQGEALSLSDRIVVMNRGEVQQVATPVELYRNPANGFVASFIGEINALPPAPIEMGEGDIALALGEGIRLEAPRRPEWTFSSGQLVRAFVRPEHVRLASPGEDGANLMRGRVATHIYQGAHTITRVDVENVGLIELRTVGSDIIGAWPVDAVTGLTVDLRHAILLAGE from the coding sequence ATGAACGGGACGAACGCGCGCGCCGACATCTCTGGCCAGGCAAAGGCGGTCGAGATCGTCGGATTGAGCAAGGTGTTCGGCGGCGTCACCGGCGTCGCCAATGTGACGCTCGATATTCGCAAGGGCGAGTTCGTAACCTTGCTCGGGCCCAGCGGCTGCGGGAAATCGACTTTGCTCGGCATGATCGCCGGCTTTGTGGCGCCGAGCGAAGGCACCATCCGCGTCGACGGCGAGGACGTCACCGGCATCGAGCCGCACAAGCGCGACATCGGCATGGTGTTTCAGAGCTATGCGCTGTTCCCGCATATGAACGTGTTCGACAACATCGCCTTCGGCCTGAAGATGCGGAAGCTGCCGACGGCACGGGTCGAACAGGAGGTGCGGCGCGTCATCGCCATGATGAAGCTGGAGGGCTTCGAGAGCCGCCGCGTGCGCCAGCTCTCCGGCGGGCAGCAGCAGCGCGTGGCGCTGGCGCGGGCCATCGTGATCCAGCCCAAGGTGCTGCTGCTGGATGAGCCGCTGTCCGCGCTCGACAAGAATCTGCGGGCGCAGATGCAGGTCGAGCTCTCCGAGCTGCACCGCGCCACCGGGCTGACGACGATCTTCGTGACGCACGACCAGGGCGAGGCGCTGAGCCTGTCCGACCGCATCGTGGTGATGAACCGCGGCGAGGTGCAGCAGGTGGCGACACCGGTCGAGCTTTACCGGAACCCGGCCAATGGTTTCGTCGCCTCCTTCATCGGCGAGATCAATGCGCTGCCGCCCGCGCCGATCGAGATGGGCGAGGGCGATATTGCCCTTGCTTTGGGGGAGGGCATTCGCCTGGAGGCGCCGCGTCGTCCGGAATGGACATTCAGCTCCGGCCAACTCGTCCGCGCGTTCGTCCGGCCGGAACATGTTCGGCTTGCATCGCCCGGCGAGGACGGCGCAAACCTGATGCGAGGGCGCGTCGCCACCCACATCTATCAGGGCGCCCACACCATTACGCGGGTGGACGTGGAGAATGTCGGCCTCATCGAGTTGCGCACCGTGGGTTCCGACATCATCGGCGCATGGCCGGTCGACGCGGTGACGGGGCTGACGGTTGATCTTCGCCACGCCATTCTACTTGCCGGCGAATAG
- a CDS encoding outer membrane protein yields the protein MHKRLLVANVLAAVLSVGAAHAADLPLKAAPPVVAPAFSWTGFYIGAHGGYGWGRNEWSNYVDPINGTTVDGPDAEYDIEGGLAGGQIGFNWQINQFVLGVEADASWADINGKGKYSDDTCLLSNDACETKIDALGTITARLGAAFDRALFYVKGGAAWAHTEYHAGYTQPDDPGFNFSDQPNETRWGWTIGAGAEYAFADNWSVKIEYNYIELGDDRIEFDYSPQTFGASGEADQHLSIVKAGINYRF from the coding sequence ATGCATAAGCGACTGCTGGTTGCGAACGTTCTTGCGGCGGTGTTGTCCGTCGGTGCCGCACACGCGGCGGATCTGCCGCTCAAGGCGGCCCCGCCGGTTGTCGCGCCGGCCTTCAGCTGGACCGGCTTCTACATCGGCGCCCATGGCGGTTACGGCTGGGGCCGGAATGAATGGAGCAACTACGTCGACCCGATCAACGGCACGACCGTCGATGGGCCGGACGCGGAATATGACATCGAAGGCGGTCTCGCCGGTGGCCAGATCGGCTTCAACTGGCAGATCAACCAGTTCGTGCTCGGCGTTGAGGCCGATGCCTCCTGGGCTGACATCAACGGTAAAGGCAAGTATTCCGACGATACCTGCCTGCTGAGCAACGATGCCTGCGAAACGAAAATCGACGCGCTCGGCACCATCACTGCCCGTCTTGGCGCCGCCTTCGACCGCGCCCTTTTCTACGTGAAGGGCGGCGCAGCCTGGGCCCACACGGAGTACCACGCCGGCTACACCCAACCCGACGATCCGGGCTTCAACTTCAGCGACCAGCCCAACGAAACCCGCTGGGGCTGGACCATCGGTGCGGGCGCCGAATATGCGTTCGCCGACAACTGGTCGGTGAAGATCGAATACAACTACATCGAGCTCGGCGACGACCGCATCGAGTTCGACTACAGCCCGCAGACCTTCGGCGCGAGCGGAGAAGCCGACCAGCACCTCAGCATCGTCAAGGCCGGCATCAACTATCGCTTCTGA
- a CDS encoding HupE/UreJ family protein, translating into MKTATRRVTTFGLPAIMMIAGMPTAAQAHLVDTRLGDFYGGALHPLTDFEQILPWVALAALAAFQGPQRARWMIVVFPLALLAGGAASLALPNPPFAPILGISLVAITGLALAAAVRLPLPVLLAIAAVMGLLHGYQNGEAMVASTDQLLFLSGVTAIGYAVLTLVTGTAIAFLRGAGGWRPIALRAGGSWVAAVGIMVLGLQLVTPAAS; encoded by the coding sequence ATGAAGACAGCGACACGTCGCGTCACGACATTTGGTTTGCCGGCGATCATGATGATCGCCGGCATGCCGACTGCCGCGCAAGCTCATCTGGTCGACACAAGGCTCGGCGATTTCTACGGCGGCGCGCTGCATCCGCTGACCGATTTTGAGCAGATCCTGCCATGGGTTGCGCTTGCCGCGCTGGCCGCCTTCCAGGGTCCGCAGCGAGCCCGCTGGATGATCGTGGTGTTCCCACTGGCCTTGCTCGCCGGCGGCGCCGCTTCACTGGCGCTGCCGAACCCGCCTTTCGCTCCGATCCTCGGCATCTCCCTGGTCGCGATCACCGGTCTGGCGCTGGCGGCGGCAGTGCGCCTCCCGCTCCCCGTGCTTCTCGCCATCGCCGCGGTGATGGGGCTGCTGCACGGCTATCAGAACGGCGAAGCCATGGTCGCGAGCACCGACCAGCTGCTGTTCCTCTCCGGCGTGACCGCAATCGGCTATGCCGTACTGACGCTGGTGACCGGCACCGCCATCGCCTTCCTGCGCGGTGCCGGCGGCTGGCGCCCGATCGCGCTACGCGCCGGCGGCAGCTGGGTCGCGGCGGTGGGCATCATGGTGCTCGGCCTGCAACTGGTGACCCCGGCCGCCAGTTGA
- a CDS encoding HupE/UreJ family protein, giving the protein MVPSKASLHLAALLAAIPLVPALAHTGTGLASGLESGFLHPLTGPDHLVAMVAVGLWGAQLGNPAIWVLPITFPLVMALGGLLGISGFELPLVEPVIALSGIALGLLVALQVRPPLWLAALIVGVFAIFHGYAHGRELPEAADPTSYAVGFVLATGLLHLAGILIGILIAWPSGAKVVRACGAAIGCVGVYFLLASVGVIE; this is encoded by the coding sequence ATGGTTCCGTCGAAGGCGAGCCTCCACCTTGCAGCCTTGCTCGCCGCCATACCGTTGGTGCCGGCCCTGGCACACACCGGCACCGGCCTCGCCTCGGGGCTCGAGAGCGGTTTCCTCCATCCTCTCACGGGGCCTGACCACCTGGTCGCGATGGTTGCGGTGGGCCTGTGGGGCGCGCAGCTCGGCAATCCGGCGATCTGGGTGCTGCCGATCACCTTCCCGCTGGTGATGGCGCTGGGCGGGTTGCTCGGGATATCCGGCTTTGAGCTGCCCCTCGTCGAACCAGTGATCGCCCTGTCGGGTATCGCGCTCGGGCTCCTGGTGGCGTTGCAAGTCAGGCCGCCGCTGTGGCTGGCCGCCCTGATCGTCGGCGTGTTCGCGATCTTCCACGGCTATGCCCATGGCCGCGAGCTGCCGGAGGCCGCGGACCCTACTTCCTATGCGGTCGGTTTCGTCCTCGCCACCGGCCTGCTGCATCTGGCCGGCATCCTGATCGGCATCCTCATCGCCTGGCCGTCGGGTGCGAAAGTGGTGCGCGCCTGTGGCGCCGCCATTGGCTGCGTCGGCGTCTATTTTCTCCTCGCGTCGGTCGGCGTGATCGAATGA